From a single Ischnura elegans chromosome 7, ioIscEleg1.1, whole genome shotgun sequence genomic region:
- the LOC124162348 gene encoding uncharacterized protein LOC124162348 has protein sequence MENDEPVNAKRQKIRSSNFQPFSGEDVAAQEIGRNDTGQPLQNVDDLQGTLDVVLRELRSQRKIISLLNSKMDILVMNQAQTNRTLTPALKRVERPPNLPPFPVTSHVKLEKMERFLDNKSNFAATMDYLSCYVLQNDAKSISVMMGKIMTNKLAVEFNYNGKPPKEAFNKLRLKEVILGAILLKHPESDLVVAESAIKNWLKYAKKRKQEGDDDEDDEYDDEDDYDDIELNGRL, from the exons ATGGAAAATGATGAGCCAGTTAATGCAAAAAGGCAGAAAATAAGAAGCAGTAATTTTCAGCCTTTCTCTGGTGAAGACGTAGCTGCACAAGAAATTGGCAGAAATGATACTGGCCAACCCCTACAAAATGTTGATGATTTGCAAG GTACTTTGGATGTTGTTCTCAGGGAACTAAGAagccagagaaaaattattagtttGCTAAACAGCAAAATGGACATCCTGGTAATGAATCAGGCCCAGACAAATAGAACATTAACTCCTGCATTGAAGAGAGTCGAAAGACCTCCTAACCTGCCACCCTTTCCAGTGACATCTCACGTCAAACTGGAGAAAATGGAAAGATTCCTGGACAATAAGTCAAACTTTGCTGCTACT ATGGACTACCTAAGCTGCTATGTACtgcaaaatgatgcaaaatctATATCTgtaatgatgggaaaaattatgacaaataaactTGCAGTAGAATTCAATTATAATggcaaacctccaaaagaggCATTTAATAAACTTCGCTTAAAAGAAGTAATTCTTG GTGCAATTCTGTTGAAACACCCTGAAAGTGATCTGGTTGTGGCTGAGTCAGCCATTAAAAATTGGCTGAAATACGCTAAGAAAAGGAAGCAGGAAGGTGACGACGATGAAGATGATGAATATGATGACGAagatgattatgatgatattgAATTGAATGGAAGACTTTAA
- the LOC124162346 gene encoding luciferin 4-monooxygenase-like, whose translation MGFPDDDKIFRSPFAEIGKEIVIPDVSLPTFLFQSIRLNSDIHGDRPIVIDALRNQAVYFKEFEPLSKQFASALTRIGFKKGDVLFYLTYNSSLMYLLHVGVWLCGGATRGYYQREEKEELERIIKEVGARFVLCEPETSDAVKWAASQMEWPVKVLSIDGEVEGAIPVEDMVYKDDGSAYSEVNINPREDGVYIPSTNGSTGKPKGSVVTHFNIVSLLAGMGAPMKLTSNMMPKTYFSVLTNYTGAPFLAYITAIVKNYTIVTLSKFNGSDFFKYVDKYRPDGLFLFPYVANWFSRSEELQKHDLSSIREIIATGSVFDHATLSLLSKKMPLTDVNVLYGSTEMQFVSSQNFAQHYEIENASRGINKGYCVAELNNETHVSCGLLMTFMEAKILDVESDKPLGIMEKGKLLVRAPYIFKGYIQGPGKDLNIAVDENGWFDSGDLAFFDEGGHLFIVDRLKSIFKYYMHHVSPAEIEAVVSQIPAVLSVAVVGVPNPETTSEARAYVVVRPGCNVTEGEIKDYVAAHTPVYKHLHGGVVFLDKLPETRAGKIDRLSLAKKAKDTVKS comes from the exons ATGGGGTTCCcagatgatgataaaattttcagatcTCCCTTTGCAGAGATTGGGAAGGAGATTGTTATACCAGATGTCTCTCTTCCGACTTTCCTTTTCCAATCAATAAGACTGAATAGTGACATCCACGGAGATCGACCTATTGTG ATTGATGCCCTCCGCAACCAGGCAGTTTATTTCAAGGAGTTTGAGCCCCTGTCCAAGCAATTTGCCAGTGCTCTTACCAGAATTGGGTTCAAGAAAGGAGATGTTTTGTTCTATTTGACCTATAATTCTTCCCTCATGTACTTGCTGCATGTTGGAGTGTGGCTTTGTGGTGGTGCAACCAGAGGATATTACCAGCGAGAAGAGAAAG AGGAATTGGAACGAATCATAAAGGAGGTGGGTGCTCGCTTTGTGCTGTGTGAGCCAGAGACAAGTGACGCTGTCAAATGGGCAGCTAGTCAAATGGAGTGGCCAGTGAAGGTGCTTAGCATTGATGGAGAAGTGGAAGGAGCCATTCCAGTGGAGGACATGGTTTACAAAGACGATGGCTCTG CTTACAGCGAAGTTAACATAAATCCCAGAGAAGATGGAGTATACATCCCAAGCACAAATGGCAGCACTGGTAAACCAAAGGGAAGTGTGGTCACACACTTCAATATAGTCTCTTTATTGGCTGGAATGGGTGCACCGATGAAGTTAACAAG tAACATGATGCCGAAAACTTATTTTTCTGTGCTGACAAATTACACTGGAGCGCCATTTCTTGCATATATAACAGCTATTGTCAAAAACTACACCATTGTAACTCTATCCAAATTTAATGGGAGCGATTTCTTCAAATATGTGGACAAATATAGG CCTGATGGTTTGTTCCTCTTCCCTTATGTTGCCAACTGGTTTTCAAGATCTGAAGAACTTCAAAAACATGATTTATCTAGTATCAGAGAAATAATTGCTACTGGATCAGTGTTTGATCATGCTACTCTGTCCTTGCTGTCCAAGAAAATGCCTCTCACTGATGTAAATGTG TTATATGGAAGCACAGAGATGCAATTTGTATCTTCCCAGAACTTTGCTCAacattatgaaattgaaaatgccAGTAGAGGTATTAACAAAGGTTATTGTGTGGCAGAGCTGAACAATG AAACTCATGTTTCCTGTGGGCTGCTTATGACATTCATGGAAGCAAAG ATTTTAGATGTTGAATCAGACAAACCTTTGGGGATAATGGAGAAAGGAAAACTTTTGGTACGAGCACCTTATATTTTCAAAGGATACATACAAGGACCTGGCAAG GATTTGAAtattgcagttgatgaaaatggcTGGTTTGATTCTGGAGATTTGGCATTTTTTGATGAAGGAGGCCATCTGTTTATTGTTGATcgattaaaatcaatatttaagtATTATATGCATCAT gtTTCTCCTGCAGAAATTGAAGCAGTCGTATCACAAATCCCTGCTGTATTATCTGTAGCTGTTGTTGGTGTTCCCAATCCAGAAACTACATCTGAAGCCAGGGCTTATGTTGTTGTTAGACCTGGATGTAATGTTACAGAGGGAGAGATCAAGGATTATGTTGCAG CACATACACCAGTTTATAAGCATCTCCATGGGGGAGTGGTATTCCTGGATAAATTACCAGAAACTCGAGCTGGAAAAATAGATAGGTTGTCTCTTGCGAAGAAAGCAAAGGATACAGTGAAATCATAA